The Providencia rettgeri genome includes a window with the following:
- the proS gene encoding Proline--tRNA ligase, protein MRTSKYLLSTLKETPADAEVISHQLMLRAGMIRKLASGLYDWLPTGVRVLRKVETIVREEMENAGAIEVSLPVVQPADLWQESGRWEQYGPELLRFVDRGERPFVLGPTHEEVITDLVRNEITSYKQLPLNLFQIQTKFRDEVRPRFGVMRSREFIMKDAYSFHTSQESLQETYDAMYEAYSKIFTRIGFDFRAVQADTGSIGGSASHEFQVLAKNGEDDVIFSTESDYAANIEFAEALAPTTPRGAPTEEMRLVDTPNAKTIAELVEQFNLPVEKTVKTLIVHAKKDSGHTLVALLIRGDHELNEIKAEKHPLVASPLEFATEAEIRNAVNAGPGSLGPVNMPLPIVIDRSVAVMSDFGAGANIDGKHYFGINWERDLALPEAFDLRNVVEGDPSPDGKGVLQIKRGIEVGHIFQLGTKYSEAMKASVQNEDGHNQIVTMGCYGIGVTRIVAAAIEQSHDDRGIIWPDAIAPFQVAILPMNMHKSYRVKEVAEKLYADLKANGIDVIFDDRKERPGVMFADMELIGVPYTIVIGDRNLDNNQIEYKSRRSDDKELVGLENIVSFLKGKLGK, encoded by the coding sequence ATGCGTACTAGCAAATATCTGCTCTCAACTCTAAAAGAGACCCCTGCGGATGCAGAAGTTATCAGCCATCAGCTGATGCTGCGTGCAGGAATGATCCGTAAACTTGCCTCTGGTCTGTATGACTGGTTACCCACTGGTGTGCGTGTTCTGCGAAAAGTAGAAACCATCGTTCGTGAAGAAATGGAAAATGCAGGCGCTATAGAGGTATCTTTACCCGTCGTCCAACCTGCAGATTTATGGCAAGAAAGTGGACGTTGGGAACAGTATGGCCCTGAATTGCTGCGTTTTGTTGACCGTGGTGAGCGCCCGTTTGTTCTCGGTCCAACCCATGAAGAAGTGATCACCGATTTAGTCCGTAACGAAATTACGTCTTACAAACAACTACCGTTGAATTTATTCCAAATTCAAACCAAATTCCGTGATGAAGTTCGCCCTCGTTTTGGTGTGATGCGTTCACGTGAATTTATTATGAAAGATGCATACTCTTTCCACACTAGCCAAGAATCATTGCAAGAAACCTACGATGCAATGTACGAAGCCTACAGCAAAATTTTCACGCGGATTGGTTTTGATTTTCGTGCTGTTCAAGCAGATACAGGCTCTATCGGTGGTAGTGCATCCCACGAATTCCAAGTATTAGCAAAAAATGGTGAAGATGACGTTATTTTCTCTACCGAATCTGATTACGCCGCTAACATCGAATTCGCAGAAGCATTAGCACCTACAACACCTCGTGGCGCTCCAACAGAAGAAATGCGCCTTGTTGATACGCCAAATGCAAAAACAATTGCAGAGCTTGTCGAACAATTCAATTTACCTGTTGAGAAAACTGTTAAGACATTGATTGTCCACGCGAAAAAAGATTCAGGGCACACTTTAGTCGCTTTATTAATTCGTGGCGACCATGAATTAAATGAAATCAAAGCAGAAAAACACCCTTTAGTGGCTAGCCCATTAGAATTTGCCACTGAAGCTGAAATCAGAAATGCGGTGAATGCAGGCCCAGGTTCTTTAGGCCCTGTCAATATGCCTCTACCGATTGTTATCGACCGTAGCGTTGCAGTAATGAGCGACTTTGGTGCTGGCGCAAATATTGATGGCAAACACTATTTTGGCATCAACTGGGAACGCGATTTAGCATTACCAGAAGCTTTTGATTTACGTAACGTTGTTGAAGGCGACCCAAGCCCTGATGGTAAAGGCGTACTACAAATTAAACGCGGTATCGAAGTTGGCCATATCTTCCAATTAGGTACTAAATACTCAGAAGCAATGAAAGCATCAGTCCAAAATGAAGATGGCCATAACCAAATCGTCACCATGGGTTGTTATGGTATTGGTGTAACGCGTATTGTGGCCGCTGCCATTGAACAAAGCCATGATGACCGAGGAATTATTTGGCCGGATGCAATTGCTCCGTTCCAAGTGGCTATTTTGCCAATGAATATGCACAAATCTTATCGTGTTAAAGAAGTTGCAGAAAAACTTTACGCTGACTTAAAAGCAAACGGTATTGATGTAATTTTCGATGACCGTAAAGAGCGCCCCGGTGTGATGTTTGCCGATATGGAGCTGATTGGTGTTCCATATACTATCGTTATTGGTGACCGTAACTTAGACAACAACCAAATTGAATATAAATCACGCCGAAGTGATGATAAAGAACTGGTTGGTCTAGAAAATATTGTTAGCTTCCTAAAAGGTAAGCTCGGTAAATAA
- the gmhB gene encoding D,D-heptose 1,7-bisphosphate phosphatase: MSNGIPAVFLDRDGTINIDHGYVHKIDDFEFIEGSIEAMLELKKMGYALVIVTNQSGIGRGIYTEDQFMQLTEWMDWSLADRGIDLDGIYFCPHHTEATVEEYRQDCNCRKPKPGMLLDAQDFLKIDMASSIMVGDKLADMLAGKGANVGTTVLVKSGEPVTDEAINNADLVINSIAELPEALKRIKK; encoded by the coding sequence GTGAGTAACGGGATCCCAGCAGTCTTTTTAGATAGAGATGGAACAATTAATATCGATCATGGCTATGTGCATAAAATTGATGACTTCGAATTTATCGAAGGGTCAATTGAAGCAATGCTTGAATTAAAAAAGATGGGCTATGCATTAGTTATCGTAACCAACCAGTCAGGTATTGGTCGGGGAATTTATACAGAAGACCAGTTTATGCAACTAACAGAATGGATGGATTGGTCATTAGCAGATCGCGGTATTGACTTAGACGGTATTTATTTTTGCCCTCATCATACTGAAGCTACAGTAGAAGAATATCGCCAAGACTGTAATTGTCGTAAACCAAAACCTGGAATGCTATTAGATGCACAAGACTTTTTAAAGATAGATATGGCTTCATCCATTATGGTCGGTGACAAACTGGCTGATATGTTAGCAGGTAAAGGTGCTAACGTCGGTACGACCGTATTAGTAAAAAGTGGCGAGCCAGTCACAGATGAGGCAATTAATAATGCAGATCTTGTTATTAATAGTATTGCCGAACTGCCAGAAGCACTAAAAAGAATCAAAAAGTAG
- the chbB gene encoding N,N'-diacetylchitobiose-specific phosphotransferase enzyme IIB component: protein MNKKNIYLFCSAGMSTSLLVNKMRQQAEKYDVPVNIEAFPESLASEKGVDADVILLGPQIAWMLSDIQKLLPNKPVEVIDSLLYGKVDGLGVLKAAVAIIKQQSAS, encoded by the coding sequence ATGAATAAGAAAAATATTTATCTATTTTGTTCTGCAGGTATGTCTACCTCACTGCTAGTTAACAAAATGAGACAGCAAGCAGAAAAATATGATGTACCTGTCAATATTGAAGCCTTCCCTGAAAGCTTAGCTTCAGAGAAGGGTGTAGATGCGGATGTAATATTGCTGGGCCCGCAAATTGCGTGGATGTTATCGGATATTCAGAAATTATTACCTAATAAGCCAGTTGAAGTTATTGATTCACTTTTATACGGAAAAGTGGATGGGCTTGGTGTACTAAAAGCCGCTGTTGCAATCATAAAACAACAATCGGCAAGCTAG
- the chbR_1 gene encoding Chb operon repressor produces MRDDAPQWLKSTLEEMHDIAMFSESALQNMISITGKSQEYLTRATKRYYGKTPMQIINDIRINFAKKQLEITNYSITDIAFESGYSSPSLFVKKFKELTSLTPSDYRKNLFSVEQKMVG; encoded by the coding sequence ATGCGAGATGATGCACCGCAGTGGTTAAAAAGCACATTGGAAGAAATGCATGATATCGCTATGTTTAGTGAGAGTGCTCTACAAAATATGATTTCTATAACGGGAAAATCACAAGAATACTTAACCCGGGCAACAAAAAGATATTATGGCAAAACGCCAATGCAGATTATTAATGATATCAGAATTAATTTTGCTAAAAAGCAACTTGAAATAACTAATTATTCAATTACAGATATTGCTTTTGAATCAGGTTATAGCAGCCCAAGTTTATTTGTAAAAAAATTTAAAGAGCTAACTTCATTAACACCGAGTGATTACAGAAAGAATCTATTTAGCGTTGAACAAAAAATGGTAGGTTAA
- the metQ_3 gene encoding D-methionine-binding lipoprotein metQ precursor — MSIKLKSIAVVGALLGTLVLTGCGEKEKDANSIKVGVIMGKELEVAEVAQKVAKEKYGLNVELVSFNDFVLPNEALSKGDIDANAFQHKPYLDQQIKDRNYKLVPVGNTFIYPIAAYSKKIKSVDELADGSQIALPNDPTNLGRSLLLLQQQGLIKLKDGTGLMPTVLDVVENPKDLKFVELEAPQLPRALDDQKIALAIINTTWASSATPKLTPAKDGLFVEDKDSPYVNIIVAREDNKDSENVKKFIQAYQSDEVANKANEVFDGGAVKGW, encoded by the coding sequence ATGTCTATTAAATTAAAATCTATCGCAGTTGTCGGCGCGCTATTAGGCACACTCGTTCTCACTGGTTGTGGTGAAAAAGAGAAAGATGCTAACAGCATTAAAGTTGGTGTGATCATGGGCAAAGAATTAGAAGTTGCTGAAGTCGCGCAAAAAGTAGCTAAAGAAAAATACGGTTTAAATGTTGAGCTTGTTTCATTTAATGACTTCGTCTTACCAAACGAAGCATTAAGTAAAGGCGATATCGATGCGAACGCATTCCAGCACAAGCCTTATCTTGATCAGCAAATTAAAGACCGTAACTATAAATTAGTCCCTGTTGGAAATACTTTTATTTATCCAATTGCGGCTTACTCTAAAAAGATTAAGTCAGTTGATGAACTTGCAGATGGTTCACAAATTGCGTTACCAAATGACCCAACTAACTTAGGCCGTTCATTACTGTTATTACAACAACAAGGTTTAATTAAATTAAAAGATGGTACAGGTTTAATGCCAACAGTTTTAGATGTGGTTGAAAACCCGAAAGACCTGAAATTTGTTGAGTTAGAAGCACCTCAATTACCTCGTGCTTTAGATGACCAAAAAATTGCCTTAGCGATCATCAATACTACTTGGGCGAGTAGTGCTACACCTAAATTAACCCCAGCAAAAGATGGTTTATTTGTTGAAGATAAAGATTCTCCTTACGTAAATATTATTGTTGCTCGTGAAGATAATAAAGATAGCGAAAATGTGAAGAAATTTATTCAAGCATATCAATCAGATGAAGTGGCAAATAAAGCTAACGAAGTCTTCGATGGTGGTGCAGTTAAAGGCTGGTAA
- the rcsF gene encoding outer membrane lipoprotein, which yields MRLLLLTLVTFLLAGCGINQYTSPGQNKGFTSMKLSKPVPSETKPNTANVKLMNSPEELLGMPFKDLGVVSGESCRESVQSPPANLNTAKNSMLSQAAYIAADAVLLHQCQTMTSPGCYQATICEGSALKIVE from the coding sequence ATGAGACTGTTATTGCTCACTTTGGTGACATTTTTGTTAGCCGGGTGTGGAATTAACCAATACACGAGTCCAGGGCAAAATAAAGGTTTCACTAGTATGAAATTGTCTAAACCTGTACCGAGTGAGACAAAACCAAACACTGCAAACGTTAAATTAATGAATAGTCCAGAAGAATTATTAGGGATGCCTTTCAAAGATTTAGGTGTTGTTTCTGGGGAATCTTGTCGAGAAAGTGTTCAAAGCCCTCCGGCAAATTTGAATACCGCAAAAAACAGTATGTTATCACAGGCTGCCTATATTGCGGCTGATGCAGTACTTTTACACCAGTGCCAAACTATGACCTCCCCAGGTTGTTACCAGGCAACTATTTGCGAAGGCAGTGCATTAAAAATTGTTGAATAA
- the yaeB gene encoding putative methyltransferase, YaeB/AF_0241 family translates to MQSFQFNVIGHIESPYKEKFAIPRQPGLVQGGAGRLHLNSLFNEPNAVRGLNQFSHVWVLFIFHQTMKNGWKPLVRPPRLGGNNKMGVFATRSTFRPNPIGMSLVELHGITIKNNQVILELGSLDLVDGTPVIDIKPYLPFAEAIPTATAGYAQETPSDNMPVIFTPHTETVLNTYQSQYPGIKQFISQVLMQDPRPAYKKQSTEIRDYAVHLLDFNIRWRVIDGVTEVFAIEPYEKSP, encoded by the coding sequence ATGCAATCTTTTCAGTTTAATGTTATTGGGCACATTGAATCACCTTATAAAGAAAAGTTTGCGATCCCTCGCCAACCTGGACTTGTTCAGGGAGGTGCGGGACGCTTACATCTAAATTCTCTATTTAACGAGCCAAATGCAGTCCGAGGTCTCAATCAATTTAGCCACGTTTGGGTTTTATTCATTTTTCATCAAACGATGAAAAATGGCTGGAAGCCACTAGTGCGTCCTCCAAGGCTAGGAGGCAATAATAAAATGGGTGTTTTCGCAACCCGTTCAACATTTAGACCAAACCCAATAGGTATGTCACTTGTTGAATTACATGGAATAACAATAAAAAATAACCAAGTGATCCTTGAGCTTGGTAGTCTTGATTTGGTTGATGGCACCCCAGTTATCGATATAAAACCTTATTTACCTTTCGCTGAGGCAATACCTACTGCAACTGCAGGGTATGCGCAAGAAACACCTTCAGATAATATGCCGGTTATATTTACCCCACATACAGAAACTGTATTAAATACTTATCAAAGTCAGTACCCGGGTATTAAACAATTTATTTCACAAGTTTTAATGCAAGACCCTCGCCCTGCATATAAAAAACAATCTACTGAAATACGTGACTATGCAGTCCATTTATTAGATTTTAATATTCGTTGGCGAGTAATTGATGGTGTGACTGAAGTATTCGCTATTGAACCATACGAAAAATCACCTTAA
- the metI_2 gene encoding D-methionine transport system permease protein metI: MSERMIYLLINGTIDTITMTFVSGFLGFVLGLPLGVLLYITRKDQVMENVGLYRALAVVVNIFRSVPFIILLVWIIPLTSFLVGTTIGLKAAIVPLTIGAAPFIARMVENALLEIPSGLIESARAMGATPLQIIRKILIPEALPSLINAATITLIMLVGYSAMGGAVGAGGLGQIALQYGYQTYNPVVMNTVIVLLVILVNLIQFGGEYLMKKVSHR, encoded by the coding sequence ATGTCTGAGAGAATGATTTATCTGCTGATTAACGGCACAATTGACACTATCACAATGACCTTTGTTTCCGGCTTTTTAGGTTTTGTTTTAGGTTTACCTTTAGGCGTGTTGCTCTATATTACGCGCAAAGATCAAGTTATGGAAAATGTTGGCTTATATCGTGCTCTTGCGGTTGTTGTTAATATTTTCCGTTCAGTACCGTTTATTATTTTGCTAGTTTGGATTATTCCATTAACGTCGTTTCTTGTTGGGACGACTATTGGCTTAAAAGCGGCTATCGTGCCTTTAACTATTGGGGCCGCACCGTTTATTGCTCGTATGGTTGAAAATGCGCTATTAGAAATTCCAAGTGGCTTAATTGAATCTGCTCGCGCTATGGGGGCAACTCCGCTTCAGATTATTCGCAAGATTTTAATCCCTGAAGCATTGCCAAGTTTAATTAATGCAGCCACTATCACGTTAATTATGTTAGTCGGATATTCTGCAATGGGTGGTGCCGTTGGTGCCGGTGGTTTAGGCCAAATCGCACTACAATATGGTTATCAAACCTATAACCCTGTTGTGATGAATACCGTTATTGTTCTACTCGTCATTTTAGTAAATCTAATTCAGTTTGGTGGCGAGTATTTAATGAAAAAAGTTTCACATCGATAG
- the chbA gene encoding N,N'-diacetylchitobiose-specific phosphotransferase enzyme IIA component — protein MFELNDIQENATTDELEEVVMGLIINAGQARSLAYTALKKAKEGDFVTAKSLMAQSHSSLNEAHKVQTQLIESDMGEGRIKVSLVLVHAQDHLMNAMLARELIIELIELHEKLIH, from the coding sequence ATGTTTGAGCTTAATGATATCCAAGAAAATGCCACTACGGATGAACTTGAAGAAGTTGTCATGGGACTGATTATTAATGCAGGGCAAGCAAGAAGTTTAGCTTACACCGCATTAAAAAAAGCGAAAGAAGGTGATTTTGTGACCGCAAAAAGTTTAATGGCGCAATCTCATTCCTCGTTGAATGAAGCTCATAAAGTGCAAACCCAGTTAATTGAAAGTGATATGGGGGAAGGGCGAATCAAAGTAAGCCTAGTCCTAGTTCATGCGCAGGATCATTTAATGAACGCAATGTTAGCCCGTGAATTAATTATAGAGTTAATTGAATTACATGAAAAACTAATCCATTAG
- the chbR_2 gene encoding Chb operon repressor, with product MQTLMNRTDTNAEIKLVQESELFNNKTFHVFIYNKVESASGLHQHDYYEYMIVLTGRCYQIINGKKVLLERGDFIFLPIGSHHESAYDFGPTRILNVGISKSFFDKHYLPLLPSCFVASQGYQLKNEFMAYIESVIASLNFRDSEFNEFIELVTFNVVNRLRHYREKVCEMMHRSG from the coding sequence ATGCAGACACTGATGAATAGAACCGACACTAATGCTGAAATTAAACTAGTTCAAGAAAGTGAACTTTTTAATAATAAAACCTTTCATGTCTTTATTTATAATAAAGTTGAGAGTGCAAGTGGACTGCATCAACATGATTATTATGAATATATGATCGTTTTAACAGGTCGTTGTTATCAAATAATTAATGGAAAAAAAGTTTTATTAGAACGAGGAGATTTCATTTTTCTTCCAATAGGGTCTCATCACGAAAGTGCTTATGATTTCGGGCCAACACGAATATTGAATGTGGGTATCAGTAAATCATTTTTTGATAAACATTATTTACCACTATTACCAAGTTGTTTTGTTGCATCACAAGGTTATCAATTGAAAAATGAGTTTATGGCTTATATAGAGTCCGTGATCGCATCATTAAATTTTCGTGATAGCGAATTTAATGAATTTATTGAATTAGTTACATTCAATGTAGTAAATCGATTACGCCATTATCGTGAAAAAGTATGCGAGATGATGCACCGCAGTGGTTAA
- the chbF gene encoding 6-phospho-beta-glucosidase, whose product MLLLGGGSSYTPELLEGFIKRYHELPITELWLVDVEEGKEKLDIIYNLCERMVKHANIPLKIFKTLDRREALKDADFVTTQLRVGQLKARELDESIPLKHGYLGQETNGAGGLFKGLRTIPVIFDIIKDVEEICSNAWIINFTNPAGMVTEAVYRHTNFTRFIGVCNIPIGMKMFITDVLKLSDSDELSIDLFGLNHMVFIKDVIVNGSSRFNELLEGIASGTLSANSVKNITDLAFDEGLIRGLNLIPCSYLLYYFKPKEMLAIELGEYYKGGARAQVVQKVEHQLFELYKNPTLDVKPKELELRGGAYYSDAACEVINAIYNDKQTEHYVNIPHHGHIDNIPEDWTVEMTCILGRDGAKPHPRVKHFDDKVLGLIYTLKNFEIATSQAAVNGQFNDVLLAMNLNPLIHSDNDARLISKELLIAHKKYLPNFAKAIQQIEQEG is encoded by the coding sequence TTGTTACTATTGGGGGGGGGGAGTAGCTACACTCCTGAATTACTGGAAGGTTTTATTAAACGTTACCATGAACTACCTATTACTGAATTATGGTTAGTGGATGTCGAAGAAGGTAAAGAAAAATTAGATATTATCTATAATTTATGCGAACGCATGGTCAAGCATGCCAATATACCTCTAAAGATATTTAAAACACTGGATAGGCGAGAAGCATTAAAAGATGCTGATTTCGTCACGACTCAATTAAGAGTTGGGCAATTAAAAGCGCGTGAATTAGATGAATCGATCCCTTTAAAACATGGTTATTTGGGACAAGAAACTAATGGTGCTGGTGGTTTATTCAAAGGGTTACGAACAATACCTGTGATTTTTGACATTATTAAAGATGTCGAAGAGATTTGCTCGAATGCTTGGATAATTAATTTTACTAACCCAGCAGGGATGGTCACTGAAGCGGTTTATCGGCACACTAATTTCACACGTTTTATTGGTGTTTGTAATATACCAATCGGTATGAAAATGTTTATTACTGATGTTCTGAAATTATCTGACAGCGATGAATTGTCTATCGATTTATTTGGTTTAAACCATATGGTTTTTATCAAAGATGTTATTGTAAATGGCTCATCGAGGTTTAATGAATTATTAGAGGGTATTGCCTCTGGAACGTTAAGTGCCAACTCAGTTAAAAACATTACTGACCTTGCTTTTGACGAAGGTCTAATTCGCGGGTTAAATCTGATCCCATGTTCCTATTTATTGTATTATTTTAAACCTAAGGAAATGCTAGCGATTGAGCTGGGTGAGTATTATAAAGGTGGTGCTAGGGCACAAGTCGTGCAAAAAGTTGAACATCAACTATTTGAACTATATAAAAACCCGACATTAGATGTAAAGCCTAAAGAGCTTGAATTAAGAGGTGGGGCTTATTATTCAGATGCAGCTTGTGAAGTCATCAATGCAATATACAATGATAAGCAAACGGAGCACTACGTCAATATTCCACATCATGGACATATCGATAATATTCCTGAAGACTGGACTGTCGAAATGACATGTATATTAGGTCGTGATGGTGCGAAACCGCACCCACGAGTAAAACATTTTGATGATAAAGTACTTGGCTTAATTTATACCTTAAAAAACTTTGAGATTGCGACTAGCCAAGCAGCAGTAAATGGTCAGTTTAATGATGTATTATTGGCGATGAATTTAAACCCATTAATTCATTCTGATAACGATGCGCGTTTAATTTCTAAGGAATTACTTATCGCCCATAAAAAATATCTACCCAACTTTGCTAAAGCAATACAACAGATTGAGCAAGAAGGTTAA
- the chbC gene encoding PTS system N,N'-diacetylchitobiose-specific EIIC component, which produces MSLFITSLEKVLLPFAVRLGKQPHVNAIKNGFIRIMPLTLVGAMFVLINNVFLSFDTGSFFYSLGVRLEPSTIETLNGFKVIGGNVYNGTLGIMSLMAPFFIAMALAEERKVDPLAAGLLAVASFMTVTPYDVNGAYAVGANWLGGANIISGIILGLVVAEMFTFIVRRNWVIRLPDSVPPSVSRSFSALIPGFIILSIMGILSWALSGISNNFHQIIMDTVSTPLASMGNVVGWAYVVFTSLLWFFGIHGSLALTALDSGIMTPWALENVSLYAEYGSVDAAIAAGKSFHMWAKPMLDSYVFLGGTGATLGLIIAIFIASRRADHRQVAKLALPAGIFQINEPIIFGLPIIMNPVMFIPFILIQPLLAGIMVAAYYLGIIPPVTNIAPWTMPTGLAAFFNTNGSIAALLLALFNLGVAVLVYLPFVVISNKAQNTIDEEESEEDIANALKF; this is translated from the coding sequence ATGAGTCTTTTTATCACTTCGCTTGAAAAGGTTCTCCTTCCATTCGCAGTTAGATTGGGAAAGCAACCTCATGTTAATGCAATAAAGAATGGTTTTATTCGAATTATGCCTCTGACATTAGTTGGGGCAATGTTTGTGCTAATTAATAATGTTTTTCTGAGTTTTGATACAGGGTCTTTTTTCTATTCTTTGGGAGTTAGACTAGAACCCTCAACGATAGAAACACTAAATGGCTTTAAAGTCATCGGTGGAAATGTTTATAACGGGACATTGGGGATCATGTCCTTAATGGCACCTTTTTTTATTGCGATGGCACTGGCGGAAGAACGTAAGGTGGATCCTCTAGCGGCTGGTTTGTTAGCCGTTGCATCTTTCATGACAGTAACACCTTATGACGTCAATGGTGCTTATGCTGTTGGTGCTAACTGGCTCGGTGGGGCAAATATCATTTCAGGGATCATTCTAGGGCTAGTCGTTGCTGAAATGTTCACTTTTATTGTTCGCCGTAATTGGGTGATCAGATTACCCGATAGCGTACCTCCATCTGTATCTCGTTCATTTTCTGCACTTATTCCTGGTTTTATTATCTTATCCATTATGGGAATTTTGTCGTGGGCATTAAGCGGTATTAGTAATAACTTCCATCAAATTATAATGGATACAGTATCAACACCACTTGCTTCTATGGGGAATGTTGTTGGTTGGGCATATGTTGTCTTTACGTCTCTACTATGGTTCTTTGGTATTCACGGTTCTCTCGCATTAACCGCATTAGATAGTGGCATAATGACCCCATGGGCATTGGAAAACGTGTCTTTGTATGCTGAATATGGCTCAGTTGACGCTGCGATTGCTGCGGGTAAGTCTTTCCATATGTGGGCAAAACCGATGCTTGATTCCTATGTGTTCTTAGGTGGAACCGGTGCTACATTAGGATTAATTATTGCTATCTTTATTGCATCACGCCGTGCCGATCATCGTCAGGTTGCGAAATTAGCATTACCAGCGGGTATTTTCCAAATTAATGAGCCGATTATTTTTGGTCTACCCATTATTATGAACCCAGTAATGTTTATTCCATTTATTCTTATTCAGCCTTTATTGGCGGGAATAATGGTCGCGGCTTATTATCTAGGGATTATCCCGCCAGTGACGAATATTGCACCATGGACAATGCCTACTGGGCTAGCTGCATTCTTCAATACAAATGGTAGTATTGCCGCTTTATTACTTGCATTATTTAACCTTGGTGTGGCCGTACTCGTTTACCTTCCATTTGTTGTGATTTCTAATAAAGCGCAAAACACAATTGATGAAGAAGAAAGTGAAGAAGATATTGCCAACGCACTTAAATTTTAA
- the metN_3 gene encoding Methionine import ATP-binding protein MetN, which yields MIKLSNINKVFQQGSRNIQALTDISLHVPAGQIYGVIGASGAGKSTLIRCVNMLERPTSGQVIVDGQDLTSMTEKTLTRARRGIGMIFQHFNLLSSRTVFDNVALPLELDNTPKEKIKERVNELLDLVGLSEKKDAYPANLSGGQKQRVAIARALANSPKVLLCDEATSALDPATTRSILELLKDINRRLGLTILLITHEMDVVKRICDQVAVISGGQLIEQDKVSEVFSHPKTPVAQAFIQSTLVIDIPDDYKERLKTEPGQDLSPLLKLEFTGQSVDAPLISMAVRKFDIDINILSSQIDYAGGVKFGVMLAELHGINGGVESTIAFLKEHHVKVEVLGYV from the coding sequence ATGATAAAGCTCTCAAATATTAATAAAGTTTTCCAGCAAGGAAGCCGTAACATTCAAGCACTTACTGATATTAGCTTGCATGTGCCTGCTGGTCAGATCTATGGCGTTATTGGTGCTTCAGGTGCAGGTAAAAGTACACTTATTCGTTGCGTAAATATGCTTGAGCGCCCAACTTCAGGCCAAGTTATTGTTGATGGGCAAGATTTAACGTCGATGACTGAAAAAACCTTGACGAGAGCACGTCGCGGCATTGGCATGATTTTTCAACATTTTAACTTGTTATCTTCACGCACTGTTTTTGATAACGTTGCTCTACCTTTAGAGCTTGATAATACGCCTAAAGAAAAAATTAAAGAACGTGTGAATGAATTACTAGATTTAGTTGGTTTAAGTGAAAAGAAAGATGCTTATCCTGCGAATTTATCCGGCGGACAAAAACAACGTGTAGCTATAGCTCGCGCATTAGCTAATTCCCCTAAAGTATTGCTATGTGACGAAGCTACAAGTGCATTAGACCCGGCGACAACTCGTTCAATTTTAGAATTGTTGAAAGATATTAACCGCCGATTAGGACTAACTATCTTATTAATTACTCACGAAATGGATGTTGTAAAACGTATTTGTGATCAAGTTGCTGTAATAAGTGGTGGTCAATTAATCGAGCAAGATAAAGTGAGTGAAGTATTCTCTCACCCAAAAACACCTGTCGCTCAAGCATTTATACAGTCAACATTAGTCATTGATATTCCAGATGATTATAAAGAACGATTGAAAACAGAACCAGGTCAAGACCTATCTCCATTACTTAAGCTCGAATTTACAGGGCAGTCTGTTGATGCACCTTTAATTTCAATGGCAGTACGTAAGTTTGATATTGATATTAATATTTTAAGTTCACAAATTGACTACGCTGGCGGCGTGAAATTTGGTGTGATGCTAGCAGAGCTACATGGCATCAATGGTGGCGTTGAGTCCACAATTGCATTTTTGAAAGAGCACCACGTGAAAGTAGAGGTTTTGGGTTATGTCTGA